The Triticum aestivum cultivar Chinese Spring chromosome 5A, IWGSC CS RefSeq v2.1, whole genome shotgun sequence genomic sequence gggttatttaccacttctcactttattcccatattgccatgttcactttgNNNNNNNNNNATGATATGCTCTTTCCTATGCCtgtgccatgcatttgtgacccatgctttgcattacacatgatgcttgattctagtacttgtatgtgtatttgtaagcttggtggagatatcacttgttattaccatgtttgctttgtgcccgaTGCTTATAATGATACTacgatcttgctttgtgttcgtgcttgcgatatgtcatgtgcattgcctatgcctatgatttgctcacatgacatgattgccatgatttcctctagtatgtttcatcttcgcactactagcttgcatgacTTGTTTACTATGATTGCTTtccatgttgcatccaattcttggattacttgctcctatcatatcTTTGGTCGCAACAATGTCACTTATTCACATacgccatgtcccattgcttgtcacatgattgacttgattgcctcacacatgatgaacaattgctctttccattgtgttgagtgccacacgattttcactacaccccatgcacattatgcttggattgtcttgcattTGACCCGTGTGTTTAGATCCTTCATTtcctttggtgttgtgaatgattcctatgcctaccatcgcCCTTTTGTTGAGCACATTGCGCACTCTTGCTATgaccatgaggtagatgcttattctcttgacacacatatttgcatcacttcctcccatttgcatgcttgttcccatgatgtccttgattgtgctcaaCTTATATGCTTAAATGCTatgccacacttctttgtcaaaccatatNNNNNNNNNNNNNNNNNNNNNNNNNNNNNNNNNNNNNNNNNNNNNNNNNNNNNNNNNNNNNNNNNNNNNNNNNNNNNNNNNNNNNNNNNNNNNNNNNNNNNNNNNNNNNNNNNNNNNNNNNNNNNNNNNNNNNNNNNNNNNNNNNNNNNNNNNNNNNNNNNNNNNNNNNNNNNNNNNNNNNNNNNNNNNNNNNNNNNNNNNNNNNNNNNNNNNNNNNNNNNNNNNNNNNNNNNNNNNNNNNNNNNNNNNNNNNNNNNNNNNNNNNNNNNNNNNNNNNNNNNNNNNNNNNNNNNNNNNNNNNNNNNNNNNNNNNNNNNNNNNNNNNNNNNNNNNNNNNNNNNNNNNNNNNNNNNNNNNNNNNNNNNNNNNNNNNNNNNNNNNNNNNNNNNNNNNNNNNNNNNNNNNNNNNNNNNNNNNNNNNNNNNNNNNNNNNNNNNNNNNNNNNNNNNNNNNNNNNNNNNNNNNNNNNNNNNNNNNNNNNNNNNNNNNNNNNNNNNNNNNNNNNNNNNNNNNNNNNNNNNNNNNNNNNNNNNNNNNNNNNNNNNNNNNNNNNNNNNNNNNNNNNNNNNNNNNNNNNNNNcagcatgttcgtcaatatatccgacGCTTCTGGGTCTCCGGAAGCTGCTAAAGGAGTACGACCTCCCTTTGAAGGAATCCGTTTATTCGTATCCGGTTGTAGACTGGACTGCTCGGGACCTCCATTGTTGGTCTCCGGACCCTGggccaccgaagtatcaccttcgggtagtgTCTTCGTCATCCTTTGCACCACTTGatcgggggagaccctccgcgactacacctcgaagtcgtccaccCTATTGGGCAAGGAGaccggtggaggcgtctcgctttccatcatctccgggagaaggtcctccgaggaagaggattgtCGGAGAAGACTGCGTGCCGAACtacaaaaacatatattctagacgtTACAAGAAAGGAACGAGACAtatttaaaacacccttgttcacttacgatttggcttgAGGCTTGTCCTCGTCATGGGACTGCGCGATGACgtcgtcctccaagcccgagccacccgacagaggcatcttgcctcgcttaggagccttttccaCCCAATTTTCGGaggaggcccttctctttccatggGAGGAAGAGATGTTGACTTCCCCTTCATTTTTATCTTTGAACGATGGAATCTTGATTCCCCCGGACATAATGTCTGATATACTTTCGGGATGGAGGCCATCTTTGGTCCTCCCACTCTCCGCCTTGCTCTCCCTCACAGGCATCTGGTATGgagccggggccagcatccttgttaatacggGACCCACTGAGCCTTcaagaaggggggccgaacacctaattagttccgctttctttatccagccttgGAAGAAGATATTTTGCTCAATAATGTATTACGGCATACTTACATACAAAGTGTTCGAAagtcaagtgcttaccggggtgtctggacggttgcagtcgaggccggtgtcCTCAGTGGTGTCCGACCAATGTTTTCGTTTCCCAAAAAACAACTTCCAAATCCCTTTGTGCgtaatgccgaagaagtgttggagggttcgtggtccttctggattaaactcccacatgcggagaggcctacgctggcatggcagagctcggcggactagcattacttgaatcacgtcgacaagatcgatgtccttctcaaggagggttcagatgcggctctgtagagtctgcacttcatcaactgatctccagtccaaccccttattgatccatgatgcaagctgtaatggaGGGCCGGAACGAAATgcaggtatagctgcccacttggtactacggggttccgtgatgtaaaaccactctcgctgccattggttggaagtttcggtgaaagagccttttggccagagagtGTTGGTAAGCTTGCTTACTACAGCACCGCCACACTCCAcctgttccccgtcgactaccttcggcttcacactaaaggtcttgagccataggccaaagtgtggggggattcagaggaaggcctcacacgtgatgataaacgccgagacgtgGAGGAGAGAGTCCAGAGGTAGAtggtgaaaatctagtccgtaataaaacattagcccctggacaaaggggtggagagcgaaccctagccctcgaaggaagtgagagacgaatacgaccctctcgccggatctgggggttgGAATAACCTGTCCTTAAGCAGGAAGCATGTGGGGGATCtctgcggtcaggtatctggccgcccgaagctttgcgatatcctccttTGTAATGGAGGAAGCCATCTATCGACCCTGAGGGCTGGGCCCGGACATGATGGGGAAGCTTGgagcaatgaagtcgaaccttgggtgctagaacttgaGGTTGGATAGGCTAAGGAGAGGTTTGGCATAAAAAGACGGCCCTTCGTTCCTTTATAAAGGCACcgggtattgaacgcctcctcctgagcctgaagacttgcctattcctaaggaatctttccaacagaacggttgggttacccacactcgtattgatgagaatcctgcaataaggggacacgatctctgcttcgacaggacgtgccaataacaaCAACGNNNNNNNNNNNNNNNNNNNNNNNNNNNNNNNNNNNNNNNNNNNNNNNNNNNNNNNNNNNNNNNNNNNNNNNNNNNNNNNNNNNNNNNNNNNNNNNNNNNNNNNNNNNNNNNNNNNNNNNNNNNNNNNNNNNNNNNNNNNNNNNNNNNNNNNNNNNNNNNNNNNNNNNNNNNNNNNNNNNNNNNNNNNNNNNNNNNNNNNNNNNNNNNNNNNNNNNNNNNNNNNNNNNNNNNNNNNNNNNNNNNNNNNNNNNNNNNNNNNNNNNNNNNNNNNNNNNNNNNNNNNNNNNNNNNNNNNNNNNNNNNNNNNNNNNNNNNNNNNNNNNNNNNNNNNNNNNNNNNNNNNNNNNNNNNNNNNNNNNNNNNNNNNNNNNNNNNNNNNNNNNNNNNNNNNNNNNNNNNNNNNNNNNNNNNNNNNNNNNNNNNNNNNNNNNNNNNNNNNNNNNNNNNNNNNNNNNNNNNNNNNNNNNNNNNNNNNNNNNNNNNNNNNNNNNNNNNNNNNNNNNNNNNNNNNNNNNNNNNNNNNNNNNNNNNNNNNNNNNNNNNNNNNNNNNNNNNNNNNNNNNNNNNNNNNNNNNNNNNNNNNNNNNNNNNNNNNNNNNNNNNNNNNNNNNNNNNNNNNNNNNNNNNNNNNNNNNNNNNNNNNNNNNNNNNNNNNNNNNNNNNNNNNNNNNNNNNNNNNNNNNNNNNNNNNNNNNNNNNNNNNNNNNNNNNNNNNNNNNNNNNNNNNNNNNNNNNNNNNNNNNNNNNNNNNNNNNNNNNNNNNNNNNNNNNNNNNNNNNNNNNNNNNNNNNNNNNNNNNNNNNNNNNNNNNNNNNNNNNNNNNNNNNNNNNNNNNNNNNNNNNNNNNNNNNNNNNNNNNNNNNNNNNNNNNNNNNNNNNNNNNNNNNNNNNNNNNNNNNNNNNNNNNNNNNNNNNNNNNNNNNNNNNNNNNNNNNNNNNNNNNNNNNNNNNNNNNNNNNNNNNNNNNNNNNNNNNNNNNNNNNNNNNNNNNNNNNNNNNNNNNNNNNNNNNNNNNNNNNNNNNNNNNNNNNNNNNNNNNNNNNNNNNNNNNNNNNNNNNNNNNNNNNNNNNNNNNNNNNNNNNNNNNNNNNNNNNNNNNNNNNNNNNNNNNNNNNNNNNNNNNNNNNNNNNNNNNNNNNNNNNNNNNNNNNNNNNNNNNNNNNNNNNNNNNNNNNNNNNNNNNNNNNNNNNNNNNNNNNNNNNNNNNNNNNNNNNNNNNNNNNNNNNNNNNNNNNNNNNNNNNNNNNNNNNNNNNNNNNNNNNNNNNNNNNNNNNNNNNNNNNNNNNNNNNNNNNNNNNNNNNNNNNNNNNNNNNNNNNNNNNNNNNNNNNNNNNNNNNNNNNNNNNNNNNNNNNNNNNNNNNNNNNNNNNNNNNNNNNNNNNNNNNNNNNNNNNNNNNNNNNNNNNNNNNNNNNNNNNNNNNNNNNNNNNNNNNNNNNNNNNNNNNNNNNNNNNNNNNNNNNNNNNNNNNNNNNNNNNNNNNNNNNNNNNNNNNNNNNNNNNNNNNNNNNNNNNNNNNNNNNNNNNNNNNNNNNNNNNNNNNNNNNNNNNNNNNNNNNNNNNNNNNNNNNNNNNNNNNNNNNNNNNNNNNNNNNNNNNNNNNNNNNNNNNNNNNNNNNNNNNNNNNNNNNNNNNNNNNNNNNNNNNNNNNNNNNNNNNNNNNNNNNNNNNNNNNNNNNNNNNNNNNNNNNNNNNNNNNNNNNNNNNNNNNNNNNNNNNNNNNNNNNNNNNNNNNNNNNNNNNNNNNNNNNNNNNNNNNNNNNNNNNNNNNNNNNNNNNNNNNNNNNNNNNNNNNNNNNNNNNNNNNNNNNNNNNNNNNNNNNNNNNNNNNNNNNNNNNNNNNNNNNNNNNNNNNNNNNNNNNNNNNNNNNNNNNNNNNNNNNNNNNNNNNNNNNNNNNNNNNNNNNNNNNNNNNNNNNNNNNNNNNNNNNNNNNNNNNNNNNNNNNNNNNNNNNNNNNNNNNNNNNNNNNNNNNNNNNNNNNNNNNNNNNNNNNNNNNNNNNNNNNNNNNNNNNNNNNNNNNNNNNNNNNNNNNNNNNNNNNNNNNNNNNNNNNNNNNNNNNNNNNNNNNNNNNNNNNNNNNNNNNNNNNNNNNNNNNNNNNNNNNNNNNNNNNNNNNNNNNNNNNNNNNNNNNNNNNNNNNNNNNNNNNNNNNNNNNNNNNNNNNNNNNNNNNNNNNNNNNNNNNNNNNNNNNNNNNNNNNNNNNNNNNNNNNNNNNNNNNNNNNNNNNNNNNNNNNNNNNNNNNNNNNNNNNNNNNNNNNNNNNNNNNNNNNNNNNNNNNNNNNNNNNNNNNNNNNNNNNNNNNNNNNNNNNNNNNNNNNNNNNNNNNNNNNNNNNNNNNNNNNNNNNNNNNNNNNNNNNNNNNNNNNNGCGGCAATTGCAACAGCGGGCTGGTGGGGGTTGGGGTTGAATTGGAAGTGGATGAGCCCCACGGGGAAGACAAACACATCACCTTTGTTGAGCACCTTGGAGAAGAACTTGTTTCTGTTGGGGGCGGGCTGGTTGGATGTGACAAAGCCAACATACAATGTCCCCTCGAGCACCGTGAGGATCTCAGTGGCGCGAGGGTGCGTATGTGGTGGGTTCTGACCCAAGGGAGCATAGTCGATGCGTGCAATTGAGATGCCGAGGGTGTTGAGTCCAGCAATCTGCATGACGTTGATCAAAGTGACGTTGGATCCAACCTTGTTGGTCACCCTAGGCTTGTCGAGGTTGGCTGCCTTGAAGAAGTCGTCTGCGTTAACTTCCATCGGGTTCTTGCAAACAAATCCATTGACACGCACTGGTGCATAGAGGAGATGTAACATGTAAACTCAGATCTTACCAAGCTGTTTCGACTTGAATATAATTTCTAGAAATTCATTTGGTGAAAACATGATGAGAAACCACATAGTACCTGGCGAATGCATGTCGGCGACACAAAAGTCCTGGAGTGGGCCAGGATCGGAGGCAATGGCCTGCCATGAGACCAAGGCAAGAAGAGCAGCAAGGAGAAGGATGGAAGAGGAGGTTGCCATTAGAGTTTAGTATCGTTGGCTCTTCTTTTCTCTTGTGTTCCTGTTTGTGTTTGTGGCCTGAGTGATGCTTTGAACATGCAGGGTGTGTATGTGTTTATATAGGCGCAATGAGCCGTGTGCGAAACTCGGGAGCAATAGACATAGTCAGGTGGAACCGACCAACAGATTGAAATGGTCTCTGGCTGCTGATTAAACTATTTTGCATAAACTTTACAAGTTCCCCTTTACACGTTTTCCCTTCAATGAAGCCATGTAGCGTATACAATTACAGATAAATAAAGCAACTCTATGTGATGTAAGACTCAGTAGTAACTTTATTGTTTCTCCATCTCACCCGAGTCTCCACAATGCATGCATGGCTAATTCCAGGAAAGTTCACCACCCGTCACCATTATTATTGAAGGAAAACATTTATAAACAAGAAACATCCGGCAAGATAAACTAATGAATTTCACTAGTTTAATTAGGTATCTAAGTATCCTGCGTTTCTATCATACTATCATATACCTGGTCATAGTCTGAACTGGTGCGCGCAAAATCAGTCAAAGAGCAGTTGAGAAAAGCCGACATGCACAGACAAAGTCACCTACTAATGCGTGGGTTTCATGGGTGCAAGACTTCTAAAGACATATAGAGTGACTACTACTCATGTACTTTCCGCAAGTTGGTATAGAATGTGTAAAATCAAGCTTTTCAAAGATTTGTCGTGAAGCCCACATAACAATGCACCTGCTATTTTGTAGCAGCCCTTGCTTTCATCACTTCAATCAGATATTTACTTAGTCAAATTTCTCTCGCAGTGGTTGAGTATTTGCAGGAAGAAGCAACGACATTAGTGGACGTGCCTATCTAACCAAACGGAGAGCTATGACAGTACATCCAACGACTAGGCCAGGCGCCACACGATCATAAACCGATTAATTTCTTGGAGATGTGCGTTTAAGTTTCCATACAGACAAGACATTTCCATGAAACAAATAAAATGCTGCTATCACAAACTTGTTACAAGGAAATGCAGAGTTTCGTAGTCGGCTTCCTGCAGCGGCGACCACAGCAAAGTCGACGGCACCCGGCGCCGGCTGCGACATAGGTCGCACGACCTCCACCTTGGAGCATGCAGTCGCAGCCGCAACCATCACCTGCTCCTTCTCCTACATCATGAACAATTTATGATTTTTCAAATAAAATTCAAAACTCACAACTTTTGTAGTCCCGGATTAATTTGAAGAAGGAAACACAGAAacagaaataagaaaagaaaaaacgcCCGACCCATGAACGTGTGCGGGGTGGAGGAGGCACTCNNNNNNNNNNNNNNNNNNNNNNNNNNNNNNNNNNNNNNNNNNNNNNNNNNNNNNNNNNNNNNNNNNNNNNNNNNNNNNNNNNNNNNNNNNNNNNNNNNNNNNNNNNNNNNNNNNNNNNNNNNNNNNNNNNNNNNNNNNNNNNNNNNNNNNNNNNNNNNNNNNNNNNNNNNNNNNNNNNNNNNNNNNNNNNNNNNNNNNNNNNNNNNNNNNNNNNNNNNNNNNNNNNNNNNNNNNNNNNNNNNNNNNNNNNNNNNNNNNNNNNNNNNNNNNNNNNNNNNNNNNNNNNNNNNNNNNNNNNNNNNNNNNNNNNNNNNNNNNNNNNNNNNNNNNNNNNNNNNNNNNNNNNNNNNNNNNNNNNNNNNNNNNNNNNNNNNNNNNNNNNNNNNNNNNNNNNNNNNNNNNNNNNNNNNNNNNNNNNNNNNNNNNNNNNNNNNNNNNNNNNNNNNNNNNNNNNNNNNNNNNNNNNNNNNNNNNNNNNNNNNNNNNNNNNNNNNNNNNNNNNNNNNNNNNNNNNNNNNNNNNNNNNNNNNNNNNNNNNNNNNNNNNNNNNNNNNNNNNNNNNNNNNNNNNNNNNNNNNNNNNNNNNNNNNNNNNNNNNNNNNNNNNNNNNNNNNNNNNNNNNNNNNNNNNNNNNNNNNNNNNNNNNNNNNNNNNNNNNNNNNNNNNNNNNNNNNNNNNNNNNNNNNNNNNNNNNNNNNNNNNNNNNNNNNNNNNNNNNNNNNNNNNNNNNNNNNNNNNNNNNNNNNNNNNNNNNNNNNNNNNNNNNNNNNNNNNNNNNNNNNNNNNNNNNNNNNNNNNNNNNNNNNNNNNNNNNNNNNNNNNNNNNNNNNNNNNNNNNNNNNNNNNNNNNNNNNNNNNNNNNNNNNNNNNNNNNNNNNNNNNNNNNNNNNNNNNNNNNNNNNNNNNNNNNNNNNNNNNNNNNNNNNNNNNNNNNNNNNNNNNNNNNNNNNNNNNNNNNNNNNNNNNNNNNNNNNNNNNNNNNNNNNNNNNNNNNNNNNNNNNNNNNNNNNNNNNNNNNNNNNNNNNNNNNNNNNNNNNNNNNNNNNNNNNNNNNNNNNNNNNNNNNNNNNNNNNNNNNNNNNNNNNNNNNNNNNNNNNNNNNNNNNNNNNNNNNNNNNNNNNNNNNNNNNNNNNNNNNNNNNNNNNNNNNNNNNNNNNNNNNNNNNNNNNNNNNNNNNNNNNNNNNNNNNNNNNNNNNNNNNNNNNNNNNNNNNNNNNNNNNNNNNNNNNNNNNNNNNNNNNNNNNNNNNNNNNNNNNNNNNNNNNNNNNNNNNNNNNNNNNNNNNNNNNNNNNNNNNNNNNNNNNNNNNNNNNNNNNNNNNNNNNNNNNNNNNNNNNNNNNNNNNNNNNNNNNNNNNNNNNNNNNNNNNNNNNNNNNNNNNNNNNNNNNNNNNNNNNNNNNNNNNNNNNNNNNNNNNNNNNNNNNNNNNNNNNNNNNNNNNNNNNNNNNNNNNNNNNNNNNNNNNNNNNNNNNNNNNNNNNNNNNNNNNNNNNNNNNNNNNNNNNNNNNNNNNNNNNNNNNNNNNNNNNNNNNNNNNNNNNNNNNNNNNNNNNNNNNNNNNNNNNNNNNNNNNNNNNNNNNNNNNNNNNNNNNNNNNNNNNNNNNNNNNNNNNNNNNNNNNNNNNNNNNNNNNNNNNNNNNNNNNNNNNNNNNNNNNNNNNNNNNNNNNNNNNNNNNNNNNNNNNNNNNNNNNNNNNNNNNNNNNNNNNNNNNNNNNNNNNNNNNNNNNNNNNNNNNNNNNNNNNNNNNNNNNNNNNNNNNNNNNNNNNNNNNNNNNNNNNNNNNNNNNNNNNNNNNNNNNNNNNNNNNNNNNNNNNNNNNNNNNNNNNNNNNNNNNNNNNNNNNNNNNNNNNNNNNNNNNNNNNNCACCTCCTAtccacatgaggtgttcgatgaaatgcctgagccacgctagttaagcttctcctctcgaagctcgacctccaaactcgacctccaagctccattttcctcgagatttgtctaggtttagcggtccgtcaagTCCCGTCCCCGTATTCAccatcgtcgatcgcccgcgccgatctcgtcgccggcaccaccatgatgagcctcttgttcttatcttctttatgaaagaaaaaaaattcttacttgtatgattagatagatacttgtctaattttcttacttttattattgcttgttattatatagtgcgatggttttggtatccgcccccgtcagcccttgtcctggctatgattcgaatgtgatatatattatcttttataactatttggttcatttattgtttatgacaattatgccgaccaccgtgacatagattttatttaactaggaggtatgtgaaccggaaattcgaactgaccctattgtcgagaggttaaatttaattgaagaagaaaacaattacttgaagcaaaaaataagaaaattgaggaggagaagatgatattggagttgcatgttgcggatgtcatcgatgatcataagatcaagatggatgcaatgcggttggagattagaaagattagaaaatatgccattcataccgaggcttggtatcattatgctgttggatcaattgttaNNNNNNNNNNNNNNNNNNNNNNNNNNNNNNNNNNNNNNNNNNNNNNNNNNNNNNNNNNNNNNNNNNNNNNNNNNNNNNNNNNNNNNNNNNNNNNNNNNNNNNNNNNNNNNNNNNNNNNNNNNNNNNNNNNNNNNNNNNNNNNNNNNNNNNNNNNNNNNNNNNNNNNNNNNNNNNNNNNNNNNNNNNNNNNNNNNNNNNNNNNNNNNNNNNNNNNNNNNNNNNNNNNNNNNNNNNNNNNNNNNNNNNNNNNNNNNNNNNNNNNNNNNNNNNNNNNNNNNNNNNNNNNNNNNNNNNNNNNNNNNNNNNNNNNNNNNNNNNNNNNNNNNNNNNNNNNNNNNNNNNNNNNNNNNNNNNNNNNNNNNNNNNNNNNNNNNNNNNNNNNNNNNNNNNNNNNNNNNNNNNNNNNNNNNNNNNNNNNNNNNNNNNNNNNNNNNNNNNNNNNNNNNNNNNNNNNNNNNNNNNNNNNNNNNNNNNNNNNNNNNNNNNNNNNNNNNNNNNNNNNNNNNNNNNNNNNNNNNNNNNNNNNNNNNNNNNNNNNNNNNNNNNNNNNNNNNNNNNNNNNNNNNNNNNNNNNNNNNNNNNNNNNNNNNNNNNNNNNNNNNNNNNNNNNNNNNNNNNNNNNNNNNNNNNNNNNNNNNNNNNNNNNNNNNNNNNNNNNNNNNNNNNNNNNNNNNNNNNNNNNNNNNNNNNNNNNNNNNNNNNNNNNNNNNNNNNNNNNNNNNNNNNNNNNNNNNNNNNNNNNNNNNNNNNNNNNNNNNNNNNNNNNNNNNNNNNNNNNNNNNNNNNNNNNNNNNNNNNNNNNNNNNNNNNNNNNNNNNNNNNNNNNNNNNNNNNNNNNNNNNNNNNNNNNNNNNNNNNNNNNNNNNNNNNNNNNNtcattgttgatgcaaggaaacagtgcgaaagtcaaaaggagaagctgaagttcgatcacatgttagaggataaaaaaaagggttgtaccccgattgcgaagatggcaacacaaagctcggtatcgtactggaattgctgcagtgaaaGGCAGaaaatgctgtgcctgacaaaggatttgagaagctactggaaatattgaagaagaagcttccaaaggataacaaattgcccgacagtacgtactcaacaaagaaggttgtatgccctctaggattggaggtgctgaagatacatgcatgccctaatgccTGCATCCTCTATTGCGAtaagtacgaggatttgaacacatGCCCGGTGTGTAGTGCATTGCGGTATTGAACATGTccgtaccaattccactattctttcatctcacattgagtgatacgagatacatcctcaacgttgggaaaaggtagcttggtattgtttatctcatttcctactcacctttgctcgagtcttgtgatggataggcaaagcacatcatCTCCGGTCTACAACCACGACGACGAGTTTGATGCTATGAAGAACTTCATCGACGCCAAGATGGACAAACAaatggaggagctcaaggccctcaTCATGAACcgcaagcgatcttcctcatcttcaatAAGACGCTCAAGTGCAAAGACTCCCGAGCTACCATCTTCAGCAAGTACACAGAAGCATCGGCATCGACATGACCATGATGAGCGAGCTTCAGGACACACGTTGGCTGCTCTGccaaccccgtgcacacgggccttcGACCCCCGTGCAAACGGGACCCCGTGCACATGACCTCCGacaaccccgtgcgcacgggctattCAGAGACGCGACATCAACTACAAGGCTGCGGCTTCTTCAAcacctttggcatcttcgccaagtaacttcaaggcatcttcgccttcggacatacgacatcttcgcctactccaCGAGCTCAAGTCCACTACTCCCTCTTTCTACTACGACATCGACATCATCGAGGAGATTCCATTCTTTGGGACTATTGACCTCGATGAATACCTCAAGTGGGAGTgcaagatggacgactacctcaagctacatcaagtaccCTTCGACGATCAAGTGATGTGCGCCACAAGTACCTTCCACGACTATGCATTGACATGGTGGCTTCATAGACCTTCAACAAGCTTCACCATGACGTGGCCCACGATGAAGAAAACGACGCGGCAAGAATTTGTGCCTTCCACCTACACGGAacatcttcaacgccaattggagaacatcATACAAGGATCCAAGTCCCTTGACGAGTACTTCAAGAACACGAAGGAAGCCTTGCGACGTgccggcatggacgaccccatttggatgaagttctacttcatgatgggattgaacaacgccatctccaagactatcttcctcgagaactacaagtccctcgacgacaactacattggtgctctcaaggcggagcaAGAACTCATGAAGCTAAAGTctactcgaccccgagctcacttcGCAATGACCATGCTACATGAcagcgagagtgatga encodes the following:
- the LOC123108507 gene encoding germin-like protein 8-5 (The sequence of the model RefSeq protein was modified relative to this genomic sequence to represent the inferred CDS: added 172 bases not found in genome assembly), producing MATSSSILLLAALLALVSWQAIASDPGPLQDFCVADMHSPVRVNGFVCKNPMEVNADDFFKAANLDKPRVTNKVGSNVTLINVMQIAGLNTLGISIARIDYAPLGQNPPHTHPRATEILTVLEGTLYVGFVTSNQPAPNRNKFFSKVLNKGDVFVFPVGLIHFQFNPNPHQPAVAIAALSSQNPGAITIANAVFGSDPPISDDVLPRHFRWKETIDYLQAQFGRTTTTKSDIC